One Rhinolophus ferrumequinum isolate MPI-CBG mRhiFer1 chromosome X, mRhiFer1_v1.p, whole genome shotgun sequence genomic window, gggggaggcagacaCCGAcccacctgtccccaccccccaccccccacagggcTGACAAGACTAAACTCTGGTAAGGAGGGCCCCATCAAGGACCCACCTCGGCCTCCAGCCCCTGCCACCCCCAGGTCCCTGCCGCCCCCACAGTATTTCTTAGGTGAGTTTTTGCAAATAAAACGTGTTTTGCATCTTGCTGCTTTGGGTTGGGAAACCTCAAAAGTGTGAAAGAAGGAAGCACTCTGGCCTCGTGATCCACGAGAATCTTTTATTAGAAACGCACAGGGGTTCAGTCTTGCTGCTTGGTTCGGGAAGCCTCAGCATTGGCCCGGAGCACAGCCCCTGGGGACGGGTAGGGGCGCTGCTGGAAGAGGGGTCCCGCAGCTGTCGTGTCGGCACCAGTCTTCGCCTCATTCCGCTTGGGGAGTCCTGTTGACCACGTGCCCCTGGGGGTGAcagagggtcagggggtgggAATGTGGGATGTGGTAGGTACCCCCCACCCAGCAAACAACTGACAAGGGgatgggaagaaaggaatggTCACTGGCGCCATTGAGTCGAGGAAAGAAAAGGGCTTGCGAGGGGGTGTGTCACTTACCGGGGTGCATCCGAGTATGAGCTGGGGTCCATGGGATCTAACTCATCATCCTTCCGGCTTGCAACTGTGGAAGGAGGTGGCAGAACAAGGTCTTCAGTGGAGGCACAACGAGCCCCTGACCACTgagcttcccccaccccaggaagaTACGGAGCCCACAGCTGCCAGGGCCACAGCACCTTCCACCAGGCCCTGCAGATTCAGGCACTTGCATAAAAGGAAGTGAGGGCTTGCATATGCCATGCGCCCCCCGCCTTACTGCCTCAGCCCAGTCCCGGCCCTGCTCAGCTTACCCTTCTTGCTCTTGGGGTAGGGAGCCAGGTCCTCCCGGCGATGGTGGCGCCGATCTTTGCCCTCCTCCCGGTCCACCTTGTCATACCCGCGGTCTCGGTCCCGCTCCCGGTCCCGCTCTCGCTCTCTGTCCACCTTGTCATAGCCACGTTCTCGGTCTCTGTCAGACTTCTCGTGGCTCCGGTCCGACTTCTCGTGGCCCCGGTCCGACTTCTCGTGGCTCCGGTCCGACTTCTCGTGGCTCCTGTCCAATTTCTCATGGCTCCGGTCCAACTTCTCCTCAGCATCTGGGGACATAAGAACCTTGAAGTGACCTTCCTTGTCCCATCCCAGGACCCAGTTAACTTCTGCTTTTAACAGCCTCTCCTGCTTGGGGCTGGGCCTGCCAGTCCCACCTGCCCCTCTGGATCCATTGTCATTTACTGAGCCCTCTCTGAGAACTGCTGGAAGCACTCGAGGCACCCTCGGGCCTGCCCACTCACCTGCATTACTGCTCCTGAGCTTCTTGGAAGATTTGGTCACGACGGAGTTGGGATCATGTGGGGAGAGCCAGGACACGAGGTCTGTGTCCACATTCCAGTAGTAAGGGAGCCCGCTGCTTGGCAGTGAGGAGGGAAGGAGTGTCAGCACAGATATCCTCTCCTGGTCTCCTCAACTCCTGCTCCCCAATCTCCGCCTATATCTGCCCCATGTCAGGACCCCCCAGGGAGGACCCCCAGATATCTTCCCGTGCCCTTTCATTTACCCCAGTGCCAGAGGCAGCACAGGAAAGGGGAAGTGAGAAGTTAGCTGCTCCTCTCCCCCAGGTCCCCGAGCTCACCAGGAAGGGTCGAACACCTTATACCAACTTGGTGGCAGGCCTTCCAGCCGCGTGGCCTCGTAGTCCACGGGGTCGTCGTCATAGTCCTCGGCAATGATCTCTTCCTCTGGTTCTGCCAGGACGGAGAGGACAACAGCAGTAAGGGTCGGGGACTCTCATCCTACCGTTCTTGTCTGGAAAGATGTGCACATTCACACGGACACGCGTGTGTGTGCCACGTCTCACTGGCCGTGGCACATGCTGCTCACATTCCAAGTCCAAGCATCTGAACAGTAGACTTAATGTGCACCTAAATCTGTCCCGTTCCTGGGTTCAGATACGATATACTGTTACCCAAGTCTATCTAGTTGAAAGGTTTAGATAGGGATTCATCAAAACATGGATCCATAGTCATTCAGTTCCTGAGTTCAGGGAGTACGGAACAGCACACTATCCAAATCTATTTGGATAAAATGAGTTTCAACAGCAAGGGGTTTATCTGAAGTAAGTCCGGAAGCTCCCAAGCTTGGCAAATGCAGGGTTTCGGACTCTTGTATTTTGAGTAACAAGAATTTGGATAGCAAGGAATTTATCCCAACACCACTCTGAATCCATTCAGTTCCCGAGGCCTGACGCATACAGTGGTCGGTTAAtatcaatagaaca contains:
- the PQBP1 gene encoding polyglutamine-binding protein 1 isoform X1, whose product is MPLPVALQTRLAKRGILKHLEPEPEEEIIAEDYDDDPVDYEATRLEGLPPSWYKVFDPSCSGLPYYWNVDTDLVSWLSPHDPNSVVTKSSKKLRSSNADAEEKLDRSHEKLDRSHEKSDRSHEKSDRGHEKSDRSHEKSDRDRERGYDKVDRERERDRERDRDRGYDKVDREEGKDRRHHRREDLAPYPKSKKVASRKDDELDPMDPSSYSDAPRGTWSTGLPKRNEAKTGADTTAAGPLFQQRPYPSPGAVLRANAEASRTKQQD
- the PQBP1 gene encoding polyglutamine-binding protein 1 isoform X2, which codes for MPLPVALQTRLAKRGILKHLEPEPEEEIIAEDYDDDPVDYEATRLEGLPPSWYKVFDPSCGLPYYWNVDTDLVSWLSPHDPNSVVTKSSKKLRSSNADAEEKLDRSHEKLDRSHEKSDRSHEKSDRGHEKSDRSHEKSDRDRERGYDKVDRERERDRERDRDRGYDKVDREEGKDRRHHRREDLAPYPKSKKVASRKDDELDPMDPSSYSDAPRGTWSTGLPKRNEAKTGADTTAAGPLFQQRPYPSPGAVLRANAEASRTKQQD